The DNA segment AACATTTAACTTTACGAAATTCTCTGGCGGCTTGACCCAACACAAAAACCGTTCTTCCAAACGAAGGTAATTCCGAACAAGCTCATAACTATCCCAACACAGatgatttgaaacaattataAACTTTATAAACCTCACTCTATCACCTGGGATGTCATATCCCTCACTAAACAATTCAatattcctccatttccaaagaTTAAAAATCGTAATAGCAAATGTGGGTAACCAATTCTGACACCCAAACTTGGCGTCATCACCTGCAAGACAGAAGCTCATCCTATCGCAACTAGGGATTCCAAAGAAAAGAGACCAGCAACTCGACGGAATCAAACCTTTCCAAACTAGAGAACTATTCGGACAATCCCGCAAGACATGACAAATTGATTCCTAGGGGTTTCTACAGCGCGAACAGGCTGGATTAGAAGTTAGTTGCCATCTATGTCGTTCCATATTCGTGAGAATACGATTACGAACACAAAGCCACAGGAAAGAGCGAATCCTTTGCGGAACTTTCAGCTTCCAAATTCTCGGGAAAATAGGTTCAGGCGAAGCAAGACCTTTTCCAGTGAGAATCGTTTTGTAAGTCATCCTGCATGAAAAATTACCATTAGGCGCATTTCCCCAACGGGGCATGTCACaaatatctgaatccatatcaATCCAAATGCTGCGCAAACGCAGGAGAATGGGCTCATCGATTTTGTGATTCATTATTGAGCTTATTTCAATTCCAGGATTTCAGATCATATTGGTATCATTCGAGATCTCTTATTGAATTGCTTTTCTAACGAGCATTCTTAATATTATGTCTTGAAGAGAATTTAAACCTTCACACTATTTAGTACCAGATTTTGAATTTGAAACACTTGTGAAAATTCTTCAAATCTAATCATACAagtaaaacctatataaattaatattgttggaacattatattttatagaggtattaattaatcgataaattggAAAGGAAATCAGGGGGGAGACGAGAAAATCGAGACTAAAAAATGTGGGAGTTAGCTTTCCTACGCTAATTCCGAACTAACTTGTTGTggtgttttgttttttccttcttttctctataaaaaaaaaattaaccgataaattaatatttattaatttaaagagattttgtaatttatcgaagttaaatttaattacataaaaaaatattgtattttaaaaaaattcatgtatcacattaattaatttaaaacatatagATTCGTTGTGGTTTCAAAAATATAGATTCATTGcacataatattaataaaaactaACAAAAAATGTTCATTTCTCTAAGAAAAGCATGTTCATTGCTTCTTAATAATTAAGTAGTATTTATTGTATTTTTactaaaaatattcaatgtatGATGAGAATTTTTAAAGTGGACCGGGTGCAATAAATCCGACCAATAAAAACATATCACTTCATTGGGGAATGATTGGTGTAAAAAAACGTATAAATATTACTACCTCCGTCCCataatataagtcattttagagattttcacacaaattaagaaatacaattaataaaaTTCTCTCTCATATGACTATTAGACAATAAACAttggaatgttaaaaaaaacacataaatcaagataaaatatttaatgtttggACCAAAAAATCAAACTAAAAGTCGTTGGAAAACTAAAacgacttatataatggaacgGAATGAGTATGTTTTTATTGGCAAGATCTAATGGATCAGGACCACAATAGAATTTTCCATATTAGAAgcgttaattgaagtttaacgataatgtcaaaaaaaatataaagttgaaTAACTTTTACGTTttaaaatttagtagtcatacCGTGCAAACGAATAAGTTCAATGGTAatgagtgtaatttatccaACTTTTCTTCTATCATTTCCAAAGAAGGAAAACCTTTCGTGTTCTGCAATTAAACTATCCaaagtagaaaaaaaaaaaaccagctATATAATAATATCTcacatgaattttattttaaaatagtaATATTTTGTCACTCATCGGATAAATTTGGCAAAACAGCACATTTAGAAGAACcgaagtaaaaaaaattcaaaccaaTCATCAAAAATACCTGCAAatcgtaataataataataaaagctcaAAAAATGGAAGAAATAATTAAAACTTTATACAATTCCCTCTTCTTCTACAATTGATATAATTATACTGTTCTCAGGTACAGAGAAACTTCAAATTCTGTTAATGGCTGtatctatatatttatattatataaacataatctcttcttcttctctctgcCTTCATTGAACTCATCAAGATCTTcatcttccaaaaaaaaaaaaattataatccaTCTTTATTCTTTTTTGTATACTCGAATTTTTCCGAATTTAAActcttaattaataattaagatTCAATCGCAAAAGGAGACTGCAACAGATCATAAGGAGCCCACAAAGCATCAATCGGACATGGCCGGTTCGAATCCAGCCGAGCCCACGGCTTCCCTTTTCCGCTCCAATGCAGCAAACTCACCGGTCCGGGGTGTAAATCCCGGCACCTCCCTTCAAAATTGTCCCCCCCAAGCCCATGCTGGTTCCACCTGTGATCCACCGGCGCAATATTCCCGGCAAACACAAGCAAAAACGGCGGCAACGATCCTAATTCATAGATCCGAATTCGTTTCTGCAATTCCATCCATTCCACGATTTTAATCGTGTATTCTCCATCTCTCCATCTTCCTAAATCCATCACCATTACTCCGGTATTGAAGTAACAGGCATTACGCCCATGGAAAGTTACGGATAGCGACGGATTTGACCAGAAGGTTGGGGTGAAGTAAAAGGTGAGATTAGCATTGCAATACTCCGGTGCGGCTAAGACTGCCGTTTCGCCGAGTGGAGTGGCGGCGAGGATTGAAATGTCGTCGACTAGAATTATGTCGGAGTCTAGGTAGACGACTTTTTGTACACATGGCGGGAGGAGATTGGCGAGGTAATTGCGGGCGTAATTGAGAGGTGAATCGAGGGCGGATCGGATTGAGGTGGAGATTAATCCGGCGACGGGGGAGGTGTTGATGGTGTAAATTTCGAATCGGAGGTAAGGGAAAGAGGAATTGATGATTGAACGGAGAGAATTCGAGGAGGCGGATGAGGAAGCTACGAAGTGAAACCGGAGATTCTCCGGGCAGGAGGAGTGTTGGAGGATGGAGAAAATCGCGGCGGTTGTGCCGCGGAGGTAAGGGAAGTCAAGAGTCATAGCTACATGGACTGCTTCAACGGAGCACATGTCGTCGCCGGAGATCAGTGGGCAAGATGACGGAGAGTTGTAGAACTGTGGTGCTTCTTTGAAATTCCGGGGAGTAGCGGTGGAGGTGGTGACATTGATTGTGGTAATAAAGAGAAGGAAAATGAGGAGTGCTAGGAAAAGGAAGTGACGTGGCGGCGGAGACGGCGGTGGTGGAAGTTTGGGCATGGTGGAGGAGGGGATTTAGGAAAATGGAGGAGGAAATGAAGTTGGGTTTTATTAGAAAAGAAGACACGTTGTCTTATGGAATTTCTAGGAAATAAAGTGATTAAAAAGTCTATGGTTTCACATTTGTTTAAGAAAATTGAAAAATCTAGGGCTGTTCAGATATAGGtatataattagtaattaattaattaaacttctaTAATTTGGAAGTCAACAGTTTCAGTACTTCTTACTTAAAATAATGCATAATAAATGCGTTAAATAAAGTTAGATATCATTAGTGGGGAGGATGAATTTAACCTTTAGATATATAAAAACGTATCGCGCAATTCCTACAATCTGAATTGGGCCTTTGGATAGGTTCGGTAGGATCAACAACAATAGTTGTACGGAGTACGGTAGAATTTTTCGGTACGGTTATTCGAGAAGTTCCTTTGAGGACGACTACCATACAATTCTTTCGAGAGCTGGAGAAGTGTCGATGGGTAAAACACTGTATCCATGTAACTGCTTGATACCTGCGTTTCGCCATCCATTCCAAGTTTAGGAACATAGGTAATAGTATCCCGATCAAATAGCTGACGAATGAGATGAGCGAAAGAGGGAGTCTACTGGACGGGGTTCAACTAGCGGAGACTTTTGGAACAACTGGAGTAAGAAGTCCCCAAACAAGCGTATTATGGGGGGCCGCAAAGCACATCCGGTAAGGATCAAAGGAGATCTCGTTGTTGCATACCTCAGGTCGGAGCAAGGCACCATCGGATGTTCAATAGGCAGTCTCGCGATCGGGCATGAGTGTCTGGAAGTTGTCATTTGTATTCTCCCGTGGGTCGGAAGGCGACAGGGGAAGGAAGAGGACATTGGGCGGGATCTATCAATAGCCAATTCCCCATACAAACAGAAGCGCCTATCAAAAGGATACTCTGAAGGCTTCGAGATTGAGGTATCATTAGCCGAAGAAGACCATGGCTGATCCATGTGGTTTGCTTGACGAGAGTCAATGACAAAGAAACCGTAAATTGGTCTGCGGGCATCGTGATAAGTCATATGTCCTACTACAGGTGTCGCAACAACCTTTACCAAGTTCGAACGATTGTCGACCATCAGATCCGCTGGTCTGCAATATTCACCCTAGCTCACAAGCACAAATCCTCGGCGCAAAATATAATCCCAAAGTACTCCAAAGTCtcaaaaatagtaaataaagaaGGAGGTAAACCCTTACAGAGTTCCCCTACAGTATAAAGCTTGGGAAGCTCGGACCCGGGCAAGATCCGAACAATAAGGAGCACTCAACTACTAGTCTAGTTTAGTAGttgttttttctattaattGCAATGCAAATATACCTTTACTTACGAGATTAGTTGAGTAGACTTGCGTTAGTTGTCTGCTATAAGATAGCTAGTTTTGGGAGTTCAACATAAAAAAATCCTATGTGGCTTGGCTTTGCTATCACTCATGACTTGTATTGTAGTCGGCCCGGAATGCCTCTGTAGTCTTTCGCTCCGCTCCCCATTCATTTTCTTTTAGCTGCGGTAGCTTCCGCACTAGCAAGATACAGAAGGTGACGCTGAAGCAATATTAAACAAGTAGAAAAAGCCCTTTCTGTTCTATTAGTAAAGCTTAAACATCCTTAttgaaaagaaaactaaagCGCTAACGAGCAAGAAAAAGTCCCCTTACTATAGATGGGCTAACTCACATTGTGTTACTAATATTCTAATAGAAGACCCTTATTTCTCAAAGTTATGTTTCACACTTCTTACTTTAGAAAGATTGCAGGGGCGCTCACGCTTTTTGGCTCCTTTCCTGCCTAGAAATTCGCTTCCGGTGACTAGCTTCTAGCGCTTGGTCTTGGAAGCAAGCTACAACTACCTTGAATCAATCAATGAATGAAAATAAAGCGCATACTGAGGAATAGAAAGGAAGGAAAGGCTAGTTCGAGGACCCGTTGGTTAAAGGAAATGGGAGTGTCACATATGATTCCTTTGAGAAGGGTGTGATACCACCACCTATCAGACCCAACGAGTGGTCCACATAGTTGCATCCATACTCACATAGTCCATGCACATCGCTCTCTCCATGAGGTTGGCCCTCCTGGCCTTTCATCATGAGGACTAGTCTTGCTTTTGTGCCCTAGTTTGGCTTGCATTAGACTGGATAGCTACTGGCTTTTAACCCGGTACCtttatcccccccccccctcttctCCTCTAGATTGCTTGAATGGGCAGATAGACCAAAACTTCTGACCCTGACGTGGGCTAAGGTTAATGGTTATGACACGTAAAAAAGGCGAAAACAAAGTTTGAAATGGCCTAGAGAGGCTACCTTAATCCATTTTCTCGGTTCTTTCGGGTATGACTCTTATGGAAAGCCTAGACCAATGATTAATCTTGTCGCTTTATAGAAGAACTAGCATAGTAGACATGACTTAGATAAGCAAGACAACTCTTAATCAATTTCCTTCTTTTGACTTCAAAGTTGTTGTCGCTCTTACATGGCTATATTGACGTGACGGGAATCATTGACTGATGAAGAAAAGGTTGGCTTACATGTGCTCTCCCTCTTAAGAAAACGTAACCTAACTAGAGTATGGATGTGGGAGGAAGACACCTACAGACAATCTTTTGTACCAGTTCCCCAAGGTGTGATTCTTGGATTGGTCGATCTATTAAGTACTAATGCTTGAGACTtgactttctttctttttcctattcctatttATCTACAATTCAAAACTTATCTTACTAATTGGGTAAAGAGACTTTCCTTTCTTCCTATGCATGTAGAACCCATTTACTTACCTGTTTCTATAGCCCTATGGAACGTCATTCCTTTCCTATTATTTAGCCATTTACTTCACTATTTATATTGCCCTATGGGATCACATTCCTTCCCTCTCCATCGACCTATTTAGCCCTCTTATTCACCATATGTTTGTCTTCCCAGCTTAGCCTTTTTATCGGCTTAGGAGCCCTTTTCCCCAAccctttctttcttcttttgtaACAAACTTCTCTGGCCAATAGGCTTTTGTTTGGCTAATCTTTTTTTGAATCGTTAACTCTTACCTCGGGACACGTGTAGTTCACCTTAGTTAGCAAGTTGTAACCAACTGTTACTGAAAGTAGGAAGAGAAGAGTGAAATAAGTAGAAAAAAGAGTTTTTTTGCTAATCTCATTCTTAAATTACCTCCCTAGGTAAAGTGTTAGTTGCTATAGGATTCAAAGGTTGCTAGCTTACTATTTCTATGGAACCCATTTCCTATTgattgcccttgccttctctaTTTTCCTttgaaaatgttaaaagttggaGGATGGTCAAAGTATTATAGTccacatgaaaaaaaaaagttaattttatataatcgggattaaaattataaaacttgATAAATattaggttaaattttttattgttttgcaCATAAATAAATTCGCTTTTGTCCAATAATCATAAGAATGAATTTATATATTATCTCTAAGGgggaaattaaaaagaaaaaactttGTAATTTCACACGTTGATATTACGAGAACggtaaaatttctttttttttatgataaaatgGCAATTGTAGTttattttaacaaaacaaaTGTAATATTATTAAAGTTGAAAAGCGTTTTTGATATAACGGTTGAAGTTGATAATGCGAcagaattttctttttttctatcaaTATCGCTTTCatgtaatttattttaaaaaaatagtgcAAGAAGTGAGCAATTTCAAATGATAGCTTAAATAAAATCTATTTACTCCTCTCAAttgaccaaaaaaaaaaatcggtaAAAATGACAACCTTTTTTTGGATGAGTTTTTATCCGGAAATAACAAATATATGAAGATGAAATGATTGGACATAAATATGTTTTGACCCTaactttgttaaaaaaaaaaagatttatttTGCTAACTTAAAACAATA comes from the Euphorbia lathyris chromosome 5, ddEupLath1.1, whole genome shotgun sequence genome and includes:
- the LOC136230992 gene encoding probable galacturonosyltransferase-like 1, with the protein product MPKLPPPPSPPPRHFLFLALLIFLLFITTINVTTSTATPRNFKEAPQFYNSPSSCPLISGDDMCSVEAVHVAMTLDFPYLRGTTAAIFSILQHSSCPENLRFHFVASSSASSNSLRSIINSSFPYLRFEIYTINTSPVAGLISTSIRSALDSPLNYARNYLANLLPPCVQKVVYLDSDIILVDDISILAATPLGETAVLAAPEYCNANLTFYFTPTFWSNPSLSVTFHGRNACYFNTGVMVMDLGRWRDGEYTIKIVEWMELQKRIRIYELGSLPPFLLVFAGNIAPVDHRWNQHGLGGDNFEGRCRDLHPGPVSLLHWSGKGKPWARLDSNRPCPIDALWAPYDLLQSPFAIES